A window of bacterium contains these coding sequences:
- a CDS encoding S-adenosylmethionine:tRNA ribosyltransferase-isomerase, with protein MNVDAFDYELPPERIAQEAVEPRDAARLMVLPRDAGAPRDAFVRDLPDLLRPGDLLVINDTRVLPARIFGRKETGGLVELFLLERRGA; from the coding sequence ATGAACGTGGACGCCTTCGACTACGAGCTCCCGCCGGAGCGGATCGCCCAGGAGGCGGTCGAGCCGCGCGACGCCGCGCGGCTGATGGTCCTCCCGCGCGACGCGGGGGCGCCGCGCGACGCGTTCGTGCGCGACCTCCCCGACCTGTTGCGGCCCGGCGACCTGCTCGTGATCAACGACACGCGCGTCCTGCCGGCGCGGATCTTCGGCCGGAAGGAGACCGGCGGGCTGGTCGAACTCTTCCTGCTGGAGCGGCGCGGCGC